Proteins encoded together in one Telopea speciosissima isolate NSW1024214 ecotype Mountain lineage chromosome 4, Tspe_v1, whole genome shotgun sequence window:
- the LOC122659257 gene encoding uncharacterized protein LOC122659257, with the protein MADAQAIGSFSSVNAVVNHDYCFRITKPADLTDDSTPAEKALHKKWTRSNHLCLLFIKKTIGKTIKGSIPESDDAKTYLTNVEKRFALADKSLVGTLMEKLVSMKYNGSSGIGQHVCEMVNLAVELEKLNQKMNEPFLIEMILQSLPDKFEPFKIHRNMNDNDQDLNTL; encoded by the coding sequence CTGTCGTTAATCATGACTATTGCTTCCGCATTACAAAACCTGCTGATCTCACCGATGATAGTACACCAGCTGAGAAAGCTCTTCATAAGAAATGGACCCGATCGAACCATCTGTGCCTTTTGTTCATCAAGAAGACCATTGGCAAAACCATTAAAGGATCGATCCCTGAGTCTGACGATGCAAAGACGTATCTGACAAATGTTGAAAAGCGGTTTGCTTTAGCAGACAAGTCACTTGTAGGCACTCTTATGGAAAAATTAGTGTCCATGAAATACAATGGCAGCAGTGGCATAGGCCAGCATGTCTGTGAAATGGTAAATTTAGCTGTAGAACTTGAAAAGCTGAACCAGAAGATGAATGAACCATTCCTTATTGAGATGATTCTGCAATCACTCCCTGATAAATTTGAACCATTCAAGATCCATCGCAACATGAATGACAATGATCAGGATCTGAATACGCTTTAA